The window CAGCTCCTCCTCGATCAGACCCATAAACTTGCAACCAACAGCAAATCAAGCATCGCATCTACAGACCCACCATACCCACAAACCGAAGCctccatctccttcctcagacCACCGATTTGCCACATCCAACCTCTACAACCCTAAAACGGCCCCCCATTTTCCGTGGGTCTCATCAAGCCCATGGCCACAGATAACCCACCATGCCCACCAtacccacaaacccacaaacatcGAACCGAGGTCGAGGTCGAGCTCCTGGCCCATCAACTACGTCGGTGCCCAAAGGTATCTAATAAGAActctataatatatttatttattttttattttttcaatccGAATTCTATAACAATTAGGACTCTATAACATTTTCTTATAAATACTTGATTcttattagtcttttttttcaCGGCGGCTGTTCAATTTCTAGGTTTATTGCTCTTGCCTTTCTCTAAggtatgtttgtgtgtgttcaaaattttcatatttagaaTCTTAGTTTCAggtaaatatttataataaaaaaactaactaCAATATTAAAAAGTTGAGATTCGGACCTACCCAAAGAatctatgtatttttttttggagaattcCAAAGAATCTATGTTAACCTACACTGAATTATATATATGGTTAACTGATGTTGTTGAGTTTGTTTTGCATATCAGGGTTTTAGACTAGGGGTCAGACAACGTACAATTCCTTCTTTCCTTCAGGTGATACTCTTTCAATTCAAGTCTTTATTTTCAGTCTTTTGCTTTTTTGCAACCTTATAAAGAACAATTTGGCTTGCAACTGCATGTATTAAAATGAGTTCTATAGGTATTAGTAAATTTAGCATCAGGTAGTAAATTtaactactttttattttttaattttagtttgaatTATGTACATAAAAGTTTcacaattaataaaatgaaaaaaaaaaaaaaaaattatattaggaCCCACCACAATGCAAAACTAaggtgttgtgaaaatattttgagattTTCATGTGCCCCTATAACTTTctcttttagttttagtttccCCTCccccagaaaaataaaaataaaaataaaaataaaaatgaacacGGTTCTTCTTTGCACCTCATATTCAGTCATGGAGTTTAAACGTATTTGGATCCAATGCAATTATTGTGTTAaaaaggtattaaaaaaaaaaaaaaacatgatttttgaTCCTTTTGTTGAAATCAAAAGTGAATTTTTTACCTTTCAATTGAAATCATTGATCTATTAAACCAATTTGAATCCAAGCTTAAACCGTCCTAatgtactatttattttttttaccatgtcGCATTTCATGAGATTCAAACCTACCCAACCAATCTATGTTAGTCCACACTTAGTCATATATAATTAAGCGGTGCTGTTGGGTGTGTTTTGCAACATAATAAGCAAGTTTTCTATTACAAACCCTTCAAAATTGTATGTGAATTTAAATACTCAAAAAATAGCaaatttaagggaaaaaaaagttggcacaattattaaaaaaataatttagaataatttatttattataatttaaatatatgaatttagATATTCTCAATACctcaaatttaagaaaaaggTTACTgcctatttaaaattatttatatatgataattaaatttatattttcttaaattaataattaataagttGTGCATCGTGTGGTTATAATACGAGTCATCACTTAATATATTCTGGTGCAGAATTCTTTTGGGTTATGTTATattcataattatttatttattttttttgtttcattattaTTGTAGGGATCCACATTGGCGGTGGAATATATAGCTCATGTTATAGGGCGGTGCAGTTGTTGAGCTTTTACCTAGCTGCAACCTTCAATCCTAacctatatataaaaggaaaggttTCAAAGCAACACAACGTTCGTTTGGAAGAGCCTCGATAGGTGCTCCCTTCTCCTTCAGGTATCTTTCTTTATATGGCACAATTTGTCTTGCAACTGTTTAGAATTTATGTAACTTGCATTATATTAGCTCTACTTCCATCATCATCAAGTACCATAATTCTCATGCTTTTATTACTTCAATTTTATTGGATTCTGTCTTCCTaggtcttttttctttattttatttttcagaatATATCATTGATCATCTATGTTTACGCCTACTTTTACATGGTTCATGAATGCATGGTACTTTAAACATGATTttaatttacccttttttttttcttacaataagTAAGGAAGAGGAAAATCTAGATTCTTCTTCATGAGAGAACTTGAGACTCTTCGCTATCCATTGGAAGCTTATCAATCCTTCTAATCACATAAGTAACGTCACAAGAAGCTTTAAGCTTTTGTGCATGAAGTTATTGTTCACCAAAGTAGTGAATCTTTTTAATGGTTACTCTGGTTGCGTAGTTGTAGTAATTTTGATCTCCACTCTCTTTGGGGTCATCCCAATTGTTGAGTAATATGTTGAGATTAATGTTAAAATAAGTGGTGTTAGTGATAGATTAAAAATGATCTTAATATCTCTAATCAAAAGTTACCATATTGACAATGCAAACCATCCGTGTCTTGAGGGATGGGGGGGCATGCATGTTTGATTCTCTTTTGGGGGAGGAGAGGAGTCCTGTAATGATGTtctttatttattcaaaaataaagtaaTTCCCATTCTACTCACAGGGCATCTATATATAGCAAAAATTGGTGGTGAGGTTggttgcttcttctttttcaattaaTGGTTTAGGACAATGCGACTTGTAATAATCAATACTAGAATTGGTGCAACTTCGTGGATTGGCTTTATTTTGTCCATGGATGCATTATACGTTAGGCACGATATAATTTAGCTACTGCATGCATATGTATCATTCTAACCTCATGAGTAACATAACAAGAAGCTTAAGGCTTTTGTGCATGAAGTTTATTGTTCCCCAATTAGGTATAATTAGTGGTAGAGTTTCAACCTTTTATGAACACCCAGCTATTTTTGCAGATTAAGCAATGACAAAGCCAAAAGAAGATTTCTCCATTAAGGAGACCTCGGCAAACATTAGTGCCACAAAGTTTACTATAGGTCCTGCAACTGCCTATGATCTTGTCGAGCACATGAACTACttgtttgtaaatattttacaGGCTAGAAATTTGATAGGACTTGCTGGGCCCAATACTTGTGACCCTTATGTTGAAGTGAAGCTCGGAAACTATAAGGCCACGACTAGATTCCTTCAGAAGAAGTCGAACCCTGAATGGTATCAAGTTTTTGCTTTTAAGAAAGAACACATTCAAACAGCTGAAGTGGAGGTTATAGTCAAGGATAGGGCTAACATAACAAATGAAATCATTGGTAAAGTTTCGTTCCTGGTTAGTGATGCTCCTTTACGTGCTCCACCTGATAGTTGTTTGGCACCACAATGGTATAGATTGGAGgacaagaacaagaagaaggtTACAGCAGAGGTGATGATGTCTTTTTGGATGGGAACGCAGGTGGATGAAGCCTTTTCCGGTGCCTGGCAATCTGATTCAACAATTATCAGCAATGATGGTGTTGCTTTAACACGTTCGCAGCAATATTATTCACCTAGGCTTTGGTATCTTAGAGTTAATGTGATTCAAGCTCAAGACTTGGTACTTAGAGATAAGAATATGAAAGACCCAGAAATCTTTGTGAAGGCTACACTTGGGACTGTGGTTGTGAGGAGTAAAGTATCGCCAAAGAAGAATGTGAATCCCACATGGAATGAAGACATTATGTTTGTTGCAGCAGAACCTTTTGATGATTCTTTGGTTTTGAGTGTAGAGAATAAGTTGCATCCAAAGGAGGAAAGTGTGAGTTTAGGGAGGTATGTAATGGCTTTGTCAAATGTGCAAAAGAGGATGAATAATGCACCTGCATCTAGCAAATGGTATAATCTTGATATGCCAGAAGAATTAAAGACTGAACAAAAGCAAGTCAAGTTTGCTAGTAAGCTTAATATGAGGATATCTTTGGATGGTGGGTACCATGTTCTTGATGAGTGCACCCAATATAGCAGTGATCTTAGGCCCACTGCAAAACCATTGTGGAGACCTGTCATTGGTGTTTTGCATTTGGGAATCTTGAAAGCTACTGGGCTGCCAGAAATGAAACCAATGGAGAATCGCACAGATGCATATTGTGTGGCTAAATATGGTTCACGGTGGGTGCAGACAAGGACAATTGTTAATAGTCTCGCTCCACAATGGAACGAACAATATACATGGGATGTTTATGATCCATGTACTGTCATTTCAATTGGAGTGTTTGATAATGGTCATATACAAGGAGTGGATACAGTTCGAGGGCCATGGCATCAAAGGATTGGGAAGGTAAGGATTCGCCTATCCACGCTTGAGATGAATCGTGTTTATATACTTTCTTATCCGCTTGTTATCCTACAACCTTCTGGGTTAAAAAAGATGGGAGAAGTTCAATTGGCTGTGAGATTTTCTTGTTCATCTTTGATTAATACAATTAATACTTATTCGCAACCACTACTCCCCAAGATGCACTACTTAAGCCCACTGTCAGTATATCAGCTTGATACTTTAAGGCAACAAGCTGTTTACTTGATCTCCTTGAACTTAAGCAATTCTCAGCCACCATTAAGGAAGGAGGTCATTGGCTACATACTAGATGTTGGATCACAAACATGGAGCATACGGAAAAGCAAAGCGAATTATGATAGAGTCACAACACTCTTGACTGGTTTTCTTGCTATGATCAACTGGTTTAAGAAGATACGCAATTGGACAAATCCTGCCACTACTATTTTCATTTACATATTATTCCTACTGGTGGTTTTCTTTCCACAAGTAATATTACCTGCAAtgtttctcttccttttcttaaCTGGGCTTTGGCGCTATAGAAAGAGACCAAGACTTCCTCCTCATGTGGATGCCAACTTGTCTCATGCTTATACAACAAATGAAGATGAACTTGATGAAGAGTTTGATCCAATACCATCTAGGAAGACAGGTGAAGTTCTTAAATGGAGATATGATCGATTGAGGATCATTGCTGCAAGGATGCAAACGGTGTTGGGCGACTTGGCAACACAAGGGGAGAGGCTGCAGTCTTTGTTGAGTTGGCGAGATCCTAGAGCTACAGCTATCTTTGTGTGtttctctttgattgtttgCTTGGTGACATATAAGATTCCGTTTCACTATATCATTGTTCTTACAAGTACTCATGTGCTAATGCATCCAAGACTTCGTGTTGATTTTCCTTCAGTTCCCCAAAACTTCTTGCGGAGGATGTCTGCAAAAACTGATGGCATGTTTTGAGAactcaaatattttttgctaattTTGGGATGTTCCagtttactttatttttaatagattttaCATTGGACTAGGCACAATTTGTggaaatatttaatattgttttatttctttggtgGTTGgtgttgttttttcttttatttttaatggattttGTATTGcacttttaagttttaggcCGAGGGTTTGTAGGCAAAATCTTTCAGTTCCTTAGAATTGCATGTACTTGTTTTAACCCCTTTGCTGGTCAAAGGCCTACAATG of the Quercus robur chromosome 10, dhQueRobu3.1, whole genome shotgun sequence genome contains:
- the LOC126701565 gene encoding FT-interacting protein 3-like produces the protein MTKPKEDFSIKETSANISATKFTIGPATAYDLVEHMNYLFVNILQARNLIGLAGPNTCDPYVEVKLGNYKATTRFLQKKSNPEWYQVFAFKKEHIQTAEVEVIVKDRANITNEIIGKVSFLVSDAPLRAPPDSCLAPQWYRLEDKNKKKVTAEVMMSFWMGTQVDEAFSGAWQSDSTIISNDGVALTRSQQYYSPRLWYLRVNVIQAQDLVLRDKNMKDPEIFVKATLGTVVVRSKVSPKKNVNPTWNEDIMFVAAEPFDDSLVLSVENKLHPKEESVSLGRYVMALSNVQKRMNNAPASSKWYNLDMPEELKTEQKQVKFASKLNMRISLDGGYHVLDECTQYSSDLRPTAKPLWRPVIGVLHLGILKATGLPEMKPMENRTDAYCVAKYGSRWVQTRTIVNSLAPQWNEQYTWDVYDPCTVISIGVFDNGHIQGVDTVRGPWHQRIGKVRIRLSTLEMNRVYILSYPLVILQPSGLKKMGEVQLAVRFSCSSLINTINTYSQPLLPKMHYLSPLSVYQLDTLRQQAVYLISLNLSNSQPPLRKEVIGYILDVGSQTWSIRKSKANYDRVTTLLTGFLAMINWFKKIRNWTNPATTIFIYILFLLVVFFPQVILPAMFLFLFLTGLWRYRKRPRLPPHVDANLSHAYTTNEDELDEEFDPIPSRKTGEVLKWRYDRLRIIAARMQTVLGDLATQGERLQSLLSWRDPRATAIFVCFSLIVCLVTYKIPFHYIIVLTSTHVLMHPRLRVDFPSVPQNFLRRMSAKTDGMF